A genomic region of Pseudomonas migulae contains the following coding sequences:
- the alkB gene encoding DNA oxidative demethylase AlkB: MNPTTFDLFAVSEPAQPPRREQIGEQSYVLRGFALPWLERLLPALEAVLAAAPFRQMVTPGGFTMSAAMSSCGTWGWTTDRSGYRYSRHDPWTDAPWPDMPAVFFELAQAAALEAGFADFVPDSCLINRYIPGAKMSLHQDKDEASYAAPIVSVSLGLPAMFLFGGFERSDKSQRVPVFHGDIVVWGGVDRLRYHGVLPIKEGQHPRMGEQRINFTFRTAQ; encoded by the coding sequence ATGAACCCGACCACTTTCGATCTGTTTGCCGTCTCGGAGCCCGCACAGCCACCTCGGCGAGAGCAGATTGGCGAACAGTCCTACGTCTTGAGAGGCTTTGCCCTGCCGTGGTTGGAGCGATTACTGCCCGCGCTCGAGGCCGTTCTGGCAGCCGCGCCGTTTCGGCAGATGGTCACGCCCGGTGGCTTTACCATGTCAGCGGCCATGAGCAGTTGCGGCACATGGGGCTGGACCACTGACCGCAGCGGTTACCGCTATTCCCGTCATGACCCGTGGACCGATGCCCCCTGGCCGGACATGCCAGCGGTCTTTTTTGAGCTCGCGCAAGCTGCGGCACTGGAAGCCGGCTTTGCCGATTTCGTGCCCGATTCCTGCCTGATCAACCGCTATATCCCTGGCGCGAAGATGTCATTGCACCAGGACAAGGACGAAGCGTCCTACGCAGCGCCGATCGTTTCGGTGTCGCTGGGCCTGCCGGCGATGTTCCTGTTCGGTGGTTTTGAACGCAGCGACAAAAGCCAGCGGGTACCGGTGTTCCATGGCGATATCGTGGTCTGGGGCGGCGTCGATCGCCTGCGTTATCACGGGGTTCTGCCGATCAAGGAAGGTCAGCATCCGCGCATGGGCGAGCAACGGATCAACTTCACCTTTCGTACCGCACAATGA
- the ada gene encoding bifunctional DNA-binding transcriptional regulator/O6-methylguanine-DNA methyltransferase Ada: MTITENDPRWAAVVARDPRADGQFVYAVKTTGIYCRPSSLARLPKPQNVEFFDTAEQAQAAGYRPSKRAAKDQSDVAAQHAATVAAACRQIEAAEHLPALSELADVAGLSSFHFHRVFKAVTGLTPKGYATAHRSRKVRQRLTGGGSVTEALYDAGFNSNSRFYEAADQLLGMKPGDYRAEGQNNDIRFAVGQCSLGAILVAQSVRGVCAILLGDDPHQLVCDLQDKFRRANLIGADHEFEQLIAKVVGFIEAPAIGLDLPLDVQGTAFQERVWQALREIPAGSTASYADIAQRIGAPKAVRAVAQACGANSLAVAIPCHRVVRSDGNLSGYRWGVERKRQLLERETP; this comes from the coding sequence ATGACAATCACCGAGAACGATCCCCGCTGGGCCGCCGTCGTCGCCCGCGATCCCCGCGCTGACGGGCAGTTTGTGTATGCGGTGAAAACCACCGGCATCTACTGCCGCCCCAGCAGCCTGGCGCGCTTGCCGAAGCCGCAGAATGTCGAGTTCTTTGACACGGCCGAGCAGGCCCAGGCAGCGGGTTACCGGCCGAGCAAACGAGCGGCAAAGGATCAGAGTGACGTCGCCGCGCAACATGCTGCGACCGTCGCAGCTGCTTGTCGCCAGATCGAGGCGGCCGAGCATTTGCCGGCGCTGAGCGAACTGGCCGACGTCGCGGGCCTGAGCAGTTTTCACTTTCACCGTGTGTTCAAGGCCGTTACCGGGCTGACGCCCAAGGGCTATGCCACGGCCCACCGCTCACGCAAGGTTCGTCAACGCTTGACCGGTGGAGGTTCGGTGACCGAAGCCCTGTATGACGCCGGTTTCAACTCCAACAGCCGTTTTTATGAGGCAGCGGATCAACTGCTGGGCATGAAACCCGGTGATTACCGCGCCGAAGGCCAGAACAACGACATTCGCTTTGCCGTCGGCCAGTGTTCGTTGGGGGCGATTCTGGTGGCGCAGAGCGTACGCGGTGTTTGTGCGATTTTGTTGGGTGATGATCCGCACCAATTGGTGTGCGATCTTCAGGACAAATTTCGGCGGGCCAACCTGATTGGCGCCGATCATGAGTTTGAGCAACTGATCGCCAAAGTCGTCGGTTTTATCGAAGCCCCGGCGATCGGCCTGGATTTGCCGCTGGACGTTCAGGGCACGGCATTTCAGGAGCGCGTCTGGCAGGCGTTGCGCGAGATTCCGGCGGGCAGCACCGCCAGCTACGCCGATATCGCCCAGCGCATCGGCGCACCGAAAGCCGTGCGTGCCGTGGCTCAGGCCTGCGGCGCGAACAGTCTGGCGGTGGCGATCCCGTGCCACCGCGTGGTGCGCAGCGACGGCAACCTGTCGGGTTATCGCTGGGGGGTGGAGCGCAAGCGGCAGTTGCTGGAGCGTGAGACGCCGTAA
- the acuI gene encoding acrylyl-CoA reductase (NADPH), with product MFQGILIDKDDNDYRATLQEINDDQLPEGDVTVRVAYSTLNFKDGLAITGSSPVVRKFPMVPGIDLAGTVEVSEHPDYKVGDQVVLNGWGVGEGHWGGLAQKARLNGDWLIPLPREFTAAQAMAIGTAGYTAMLSILALEHNGVTPEQGDVLVTGANGGVGSFAIALLSKLGYRVVASTGRTSEHDYLKQLGASEIIDRATLSEPGKPLAKERWAAVIDSVGSHTLANACASTKANGTVAACGLAQGMDFPASVAPFILRGVTLAGINSVTQPKAKRVLAWNRLAKDLDFALLPLISHEIGLSEAIEAAPRLLAGQLRGRVVVDVNR from the coding sequence ATGTTCCAGGGCATTTTGATCGACAAAGACGACAACGATTACCGGGCCACACTGCAAGAGATCAATGACGATCAACTGCCCGAGGGCGATGTGACAGTGCGGGTGGCGTATAGCACGCTGAATTTCAAGGACGGTCTGGCGATCACCGGCAGCAGCCCGGTGGTGCGAAAATTCCCGATGGTGCCGGGTATCGATCTGGCGGGGACTGTCGAAGTCAGCGAGCATCCGGACTACAAGGTCGGTGATCAGGTCGTACTCAATGGCTGGGGTGTCGGCGAGGGGCATTGGGGCGGATTGGCGCAGAAAGCGCGTCTGAATGGCGACTGGCTGATTCCATTGCCCCGGGAATTCACGGCTGCCCAGGCAATGGCCATCGGCACGGCCGGCTACACGGCGATGCTGAGCATTCTGGCGCTGGAGCATAACGGCGTGACGCCAGAGCAGGGCGACGTCCTGGTCACGGGCGCCAACGGCGGTGTAGGCAGTTTCGCCATCGCGTTGCTGAGCAAGCTCGGTTACCGGGTGGTCGCGTCCACTGGCCGCACCTCCGAGCACGACTACCTCAAGCAGTTGGGCGCCAGCGAAATCATCGACCGCGCTACGCTGTCCGAACCGGGCAAGCCGCTGGCCAAGGAGCGTTGGGCGGCCGTGATCGACTCGGTCGGCAGTCACACCCTGGCCAACGCCTGTGCCAGCACCAAGGCCAACGGCACGGTCGCCGCCTGTGGTCTGGCGCAAGGCATGGATTTTCCAGCTTCCGTCGCACCGTTCATTCTGCGTGGCGTAACCCTGGCCGGAATCAACAGCGTGACCCAGCCGAAAGCCAAACGGGTGTTGGCGTGGAATCGCCTGGCCAAGGATCTGGACTTCGCGTTGCTGCCACTGATCAGTCACGAGATCGGTTTGAGTGAAGCGATCGAAGCTGCGCCGCGTTTACTCGCCGGTCAGTTGCGCGGTCGAGTGGTGGTGGATGTGAATCGCTGA
- a CDS encoding NAD(P)H-dependent flavin oxidoreductase gives MSQWPDTRILDLLGIELPIIQAPMAGATGSAMVIAASNAGGLGSMPAAMLSTEQLREELKTIRQQTRRPFNVNFFCHQPPAADEHRARDWKNLLEPYYRELGADFDAPTPVSNRAPFDNATCEVIEECRPDVVSFHFGLPEKSLLDRVKATGAKVLSSATTVEEAIWLEQHGCDAIIAMGYEAGGHRGMFLSNDLSSQVGLFALVPQIVDAVKVPVIAAGGIGDARGVAAAFLLGASAVQVGTAYLFTPEAKVSSSHHKALRTAKESETAVTNIFTGRPARGILNRVMRELGPMSDKAPAFPLAGGALMPLRAKGEADFSNLWAGQAFTLGVEMTTAELTRRLAEEGLAKLLHR, from the coding sequence ATGAGCCAATGGCCAGACACCCGAATTCTTGATCTGCTTGGAATCGAACTGCCCATCATCCAGGCGCCGATGGCCGGCGCTACAGGGTCGGCCATGGTGATCGCGGCGAGCAATGCCGGCGGCCTGGGCTCGATGCCTGCGGCCATGCTGAGCACCGAACAATTGCGCGAAGAATTGAAGACGATCCGCCAACAGACCCGGCGCCCCTTCAACGTCAATTTCTTCTGCCACCAACCGCCGGCCGCCGATGAGCACCGTGCTCGGGACTGGAAGAATCTGCTGGAACCCTACTACCGGGAACTGGGCGCGGATTTCGACGCGCCGACGCCGGTGTCCAATCGCGCGCCGTTCGATAACGCGACCTGCGAAGTGATTGAAGAATGTCGCCCCGACGTGGTGAGCTTTCACTTTGGCCTGCCGGAAAAATCCTTGCTGGATCGCGTCAAGGCCACCGGCGCAAAAGTGCTGTCTTCCGCAACGACCGTCGAAGAAGCGATCTGGCTCGAGCAACACGGTTGCGACGCCATCATCGCCATGGGCTACGAAGCCGGAGGCCATCGAGGCATGTTTCTCAGCAACGACCTGAGCAGCCAGGTGGGCCTCTTCGCGCTGGTGCCGCAAATTGTCGACGCGGTGAAAGTACCGGTGATTGCTGCCGGCGGCATTGGCGATGCACGGGGCGTCGCGGCGGCGTTTCTGTTGGGCGCTTCGGCGGTGCAAGTGGGGACGGCGTACCTGTTCACGCCGGAAGCCAAAGTCAGCTCTTCCCATCACAAGGCACTGCGCACGGCCAAGGAAAGCGAGACCGCTGTCACCAACATTTTCACCGGCCGCCCGGCGCGGGGAATTCTGAACCGGGTCATGCGTGAGCTCGGGCCGATGAGCGACAAAGCGCCGGCCTTCCCGCTGGCGGGGGGAGCGTTGATGCCATTGCGAGCGAAGGGGGAAGCGGATTTCAGCAACCTTTGGGCCGGGCAGGCCTTTACGTTGGGGGTTGAAATGACGACGGCGGAGCTGACGCGGCGTTTGGCCGAAGAGGGATTGGCAAAACTACTACACCGGTAG
- the modA gene encoding molybdate ABC transporter substrate-binding protein translates to MTIRASRFAPTCLASLLAVFAIGAAQADEVQVAVAANFTAPIQAIAADFEKDTGHKLVTSFGATGQFYTQIKNGAPFEVFLSADDTTPQKLETEGDTVKGSRFTYAVGTLALWSAKDGYVDAKGNVLSDNKYQHLSIANPKAAPYGLAATQVLAKLGLTDKVKDKLVEGQNITQAYQFVSTGNAELGFVALSQIYKDGKVTSGSAWIVPADMHDPIKQDAVILNKGKDNPAAKALVDYLKGPKAAAVIKSYGYQL, encoded by the coding sequence ATGACCATTCGTGCCTCACGTTTTGCCCCAACCTGCCTGGCGAGCCTGCTCGCGGTGTTCGCCATCGGCGCTGCCCAGGCCGATGAAGTCCAGGTCGCTGTCGCGGCCAACTTCACCGCGCCGATCCAGGCCATCGCTGCCGATTTCGAGAAAGACACCGGGCACAAACTGGTCACCTCCTTTGGGGCAACCGGCCAGTTCTACACCCAGATCAAGAATGGCGCGCCGTTCGAGGTGTTCCTCTCGGCGGACGACACCACCCCGCAAAAACTCGAAACCGAAGGTGACACGGTCAAGGGCTCGCGCTTCACCTACGCCGTCGGCACCCTGGCGTTGTGGTCGGCCAAAGACGGTTATGTCGATGCAAAGGGCAACGTGCTCAGCGACAACAAGTATCAGCATCTGTCCATCGCCAACCCGAAAGCCGCACCTTATGGCCTCGCCGCCACTCAGGTGCTGGCCAAGCTGGGCCTGACTGACAAGGTCAAAGACAAGCTCGTTGAAGGCCAGAACATCACCCAGGCTTATCAATTTGTCTCAACCGGTAACGCAGAACTGGGCTTTGTAGCCTTGTCGCAGATCTACAAAGACGGCAAAGTCACCAGCGGTTCGGCGTGGATCGTTCCGGCCGACATGCACGACCCGATCAAACAAGACGCGGTGATCCTCAACAAAGGCAAGGACAACCCGGCCGCCAAGGCGTTGGTTGACTACCTCAAAGGTCCGAAAGCCGCTGCTGTCATCAAGTCCTACGGTTACCAACTCTAA
- the modB gene encoding molybdate ABC transporter permease subunit has product MTLSSADFSAIWLTLKLASLTTVILLIIGTPIALWLSRTQSWLRGPVGAIVALPLVLPPTVIGFYLLLALGPNGFVGHFTQSLGLGTLTFSFAGLVIGSVLYSMPFVVQPLQNAFSAIGSRPLEVAATLRANPWDTFFSVILPLARPGFITAAILGFAHTVGEFGVVLMIGGNIPDKTRVVSVQIYDHVEAMEYTQAHWLAGAMLVFSFAVLLALYSSRKTKAGWS; this is encoded by the coding sequence ATGACCCTATCGAGTGCCGACTTTTCCGCGATCTGGCTGACCCTGAAACTCGCGTCCCTGACGACGGTCATCCTGTTGATCATCGGCACTCCGATTGCGTTATGGCTGTCGCGCACCCAGTCCTGGCTGCGCGGCCCGGTCGGGGCGATCGTCGCCCTGCCCCTGGTGTTGCCGCCCACGGTGATTGGTTTTTATCTGTTGCTGGCACTCGGCCCTAACGGCTTTGTCGGCCACTTCACCCAGTCACTGGGGCTCGGCACCCTGACATTCAGTTTTGCGGGGCTGGTGATCGGTTCGGTGCTCTACTCGATGCCGTTCGTGGTCCAGCCGCTGCAGAACGCTTTTTCTGCCATCGGCAGCCGTCCGCTGGAAGTGGCCGCGACCTTGCGCGCCAATCCCTGGGACACCTTTTTCAGTGTAATCCTGCCGCTGGCCCGACCGGGTTTCATCACGGCGGCGATCCTCGGTTTCGCCCATACCGTCGGCGAATTTGGTGTGGTACTGATGATCGGCGGCAACATTCCCGACAAGACCCGCGTGGTCTCGGTGCAAATCTACGATCACGTCGAAGCCATGGAATATACCCAGGCCCACTGGCTGGCCGGGGCCATGCTGGTGTTTTCGTTTGCCGTGTTGCTGGCGCTCTACTCCAGTCGCAAAACCAAAGCAGGCTGGAGCTGA
- the modC gene encoding molybdenum ABC transporter ATP-binding protein yields MIQMRLKLNYSGFALDVDLQLPGRGVTALYGHSGSGKTTCLRCIAGLERAEQGFIQINDEIWQDSHRKIFVAPHKRALGYVFQEASLFPHLSVLANLQFGLRRIPKQLRRVDMAHATELLGIGHLLDRHPQHLSGGERQRVGIARALLTSPKLLLMDEPLAALDSQRKSEILPYLQRLHDELDIPVLYVSHSQDEVARLADHIVLLSDGKALASGPIGETLARLDLPLALGDDAGVVIEGHVSTYDANYQLLTLQLPGTALNIRVAHTPMDSGQALRCKVQARDVSLSLQSVEHSSILNRLPVTVVSEMGADNAAHVLIRLDAAGTPLLARITRYSRDQLNVHPGQQLWAQIKAVAVLS; encoded by the coding sequence ATGATTCAAATGCGCCTGAAACTGAACTACTCGGGGTTCGCCCTGGATGTCGATCTGCAACTGCCGGGGCGTGGCGTCACCGCGCTTTACGGTCACTCCGGCTCGGGCAAAACCACCTGCCTGCGCTGCATCGCCGGCCTTGAACGGGCGGAACAGGGTTTCATCCAGATCAACGATGAAATCTGGCAGGACAGCCACAGGAAGATTTTCGTCGCGCCGCACAAACGCGCGCTGGGGTATGTTTTTCAGGAAGCCAGTCTGTTTCCGCATCTGTCGGTACTGGCGAATCTGCAATTCGGTCTCAGGCGAATCCCGAAACAACTGCGCCGGGTCGACATGGCTCACGCGACTGAACTGCTGGGCATCGGCCATCTGCTGGATCGTCACCCACAACACCTTTCCGGCGGCGAGCGTCAGCGCGTCGGCATCGCCCGCGCGCTGCTGACCAGTCCGAAGCTGTTGCTGATGGACGAACCCCTGGCCGCACTGGATTCCCAACGCAAGAGCGAAATCCTGCCTTACCTGCAACGCTTGCACGATGAACTGGACATTCCGGTGCTGTACGTCAGTCATTCCCAGGATGAAGTGGCGCGACTGGCCGACCACATCGTCCTGCTCAGCGACGGCAAGGCGCTGGCCAGCGGCCCTATCGGTGAAACCCTGGCCCGTCTCGACCTGCCGCTGGCGCTGGGCGATGACGCCGGCGTCGTGATCGAGGGCCATGTCAGTACGTATGACGCCAACTATCAATTACTGACCCTGCAACTGCCGGGCACCGCGCTGAACATTCGCGTGGCACACACCCCGATGGATTCCGGCCAGGCACTTCGCTGCAAGGTTCAGGCGCGGGACGTCAGCCTGAGTCTGCAAAGCGTCGAGCACAGCAGCATCCTCAATCGTCTACCGGTGACGGTGGTCAGTGAAATGGGCGCGGACAACGCCGCCCATGTGCTGATTCGCCTGGACGCAGCGGGCACGCCGCTGCTGGCACGGATCACCCGTTACTCCCGGGATCAATTGAACGTGCACCCCGGCCAGCAACTCTGGGCGCAAATCAAGGCAGTGGCAGTGCTCTCGTAA
- a CDS encoding DNA topoisomerase IB, whose product MPDSALPDVLPPDLHYVDDTQPGITRKKLRGKFCYFEPTGQRITDADEIKRINALAVPPAYTDVWICADPRGHLQATGRDARGRKQYRYHPRWREVRDADKYSRLRDFGLALPKLRKQLETLLEAPGFSRDKVMATVITLLDATLIRVGNTQYARDNRSYGLTTLRNRHVEVNGSAIRFQFRGKSGVEHQITVKDRRLARIIKRCQEIPGQNLFQYLDENGERHTVSSSDVNAYLQTLTGADFTAKDYRTWAGSALALAVLRELQWEPESDAKRHVVEMVKNVARQLGNTPAVCRKCYIHPAVLEGFLLGALAELPRPRIRKGLRAEEVGLAMYLERMIEASQPTN is encoded by the coding sequence ATGCCCGATTCCGCACTGCCCGACGTGCTGCCGCCCGACCTGCACTATGTCGACGACACCCAGCCCGGCATCACGCGCAAGAAATTGCGCGGCAAGTTTTGCTACTTCGAACCCACGGGTCAGCGCATCACTGACGCCGATGAAATCAAGCGCATCAACGCCCTCGCCGTGCCTCCGGCCTACACCGACGTATGGATTTGCGCCGACCCGCGCGGGCATCTGCAAGCCACCGGCCGCGATGCCCGGGGGCGCAAACAATACCGTTACCACCCGCGCTGGCGTGAAGTGCGCGATGCCGATAAATACTCGCGGTTGCGGGACTTCGGGCTCGCCCTGCCGAAGCTGCGCAAACAGCTTGAAACTTTGCTGGAGGCACCGGGCTTCAGCCGCGACAAAGTCATGGCCACGGTCATTACCTTGCTGGATGCGACGCTGATCCGGGTCGGCAATACGCAGTATGCGCGGGACAATCGGTCCTATGGGTTGACCACCCTGCGCAACCGTCACGTCGAGGTCAACGGCAGTGCGATCCGCTTCCAGTTCCGTGGCAAGAGCGGTGTCGAACACCAGATCACCGTGAAAGACCGGCGCCTGGCGCGGATCATCAAACGCTGCCAGGAGATTCCCGGGCAAAACCTGTTTCAGTACCTGGATGAAAACGGTGAACGGCACACCGTCAGTTCCTCCGACGTGAATGCCTACCTGCAAACCCTGACCGGTGCCGACTTCACCGCCAAGGATTACCGCACCTGGGCCGGCAGTGCATTGGCGCTGGCGGTGCTGCGTGAACTGCAGTGGGAACCGGAGTCGGATGCCAAGCGCCATGTGGTGGAGATGGTCAAGAACGTCGCCCGGCAACTCGGCAATACCCCGGCGGTTTGTCGCAAGTGCTACATCCACCCGGCGGTGCTCGAGGGTTTCCTGCTGGGGGCCTTGGCCGAGTTGCCGCGCCCCAGAATCCGTAAGGGCCTCAGGGCCGAAGAGGTCGGGCTGGCGATGTACCTGGAACGAATGATCGAGGCGTCTCAACCGACGAACTGA
- a CDS encoding TetR/AcrR family transcriptional regulator → MPRKTTEVVEQPVSEAARRNPTQQRSRERQERILAAATQLTASKGSDQLKMSEIAECCGISIGSLYQYFPDKSSVIQTLAERYNAESRRCIEAALAAVEDAQGLQAAFSALLDEYYEIVLATPAMRDIWSGMQADKHLMALELQESRIAGGLLADVMLRVYPGSDAEQVRASAFLIWHLGEATMRLAISCAPEEGRGLVEAFKRMALREITGLAAGTN, encoded by the coding sequence GTGCCCAGGAAAACCACCGAAGTCGTTGAGCAGCCTGTCTCCGAGGCAGCCCGGCGCAATCCAACTCAACAACGCAGTCGCGAGCGTCAGGAGCGAATCCTGGCGGCGGCGACGCAATTGACGGCGAGCAAGGGCAGCGATCAACTCAAAATGAGTGAAATCGCCGAATGCTGCGGGATTTCGATCGGCTCGCTTTATCAGTATTTTCCTGACAAGAGCTCGGTCATACAGACCCTGGCAGAGCGCTACAACGCCGAAAGCCGTCGCTGTATCGAGGCGGCGCTGGCTGCGGTTGAAGACGCGCAAGGGTTGCAGGCAGCCTTTTCTGCGCTGCTCGACGAGTATTACGAGATCGTGTTGGCGACACCGGCGATGCGCGACATCTGGTCGGGCATGCAGGCAGACAAACACCTTATGGCGCTGGAACTACAGGAAAGCCGGATTGCCGGCGGGCTGCTGGCTGACGTGATGCTGCGGGTGTATCCAGGCAGTGACGCGGAGCAGGTTCGGGCCTCGGCATTCTTGATCTGGCACCTGGGCGAAGCGACCATGCGCCTGGCCATTTCGTGTGCACCCGAAGAAGGGCGCGGACTGGTTGAAGCGTTCAAGCGAATGGCTTTGCGTGAAATCACCGGGTTGGCGGCTGGGACGAACTGA
- a CDS encoding NAD(P)H-binding protein, with translation MKSTHETILILGATGKTGRRIVQRLQAQGVTVRLGSRGADPAFDWEDRSTWAAALDGVRAAYISFQPDLAVPGAVETVQAFTDQAVKSGVRKLVLLSGRGEIEAEQAERVVQNSGADWTILRASWFFQNFSEAHFLEPILQGELALPVGNIAEPFVDVEDIAEVAVEALTQPGHAGQLYELTGPRALTFAEAVAEIARETNRDIAFVAVPPDAYRQALEQAQLPAELIDLVLYLFTTVLDGRNTPVADGVQRALGRPARDFSDYVRRTSATGIWASEE, from the coding sequence ATGAAATCAACCCATGAAACCATCCTGATTCTCGGCGCTACGGGCAAAACCGGGCGGCGAATTGTTCAGCGATTGCAAGCGCAGGGAGTGACTGTCCGCTTGGGCTCCCGAGGGGCAGATCCTGCTTTCGACTGGGAGGATCGAAGCACCTGGGCCGCCGCGCTCGATGGCGTTCGCGCCGCCTACATTTCGTTCCAGCCAGACCTGGCGGTGCCCGGTGCCGTCGAGACCGTGCAGGCCTTCACCGATCAGGCGGTCAAGAGTGGCGTCCGCAAACTGGTGCTGCTATCGGGGCGTGGCGAAATTGAAGCGGAACAAGCCGAACGCGTCGTTCAGAACAGCGGAGCCGACTGGACCATCCTGCGGGCCAGCTGGTTTTTTCAGAACTTCAGCGAAGCCCACTTTCTCGAACCGATTCTGCAAGGAGAACTGGCCCTCCCGGTCGGCAACATCGCCGAACCCTTTGTCGACGTGGAAGACATCGCCGAAGTCGCGGTCGAGGCACTGACCCAACCGGGGCACGCAGGCCAGCTGTATGAACTGACGGGGCCGCGAGCATTGACCTTCGCTGAAGCCGTCGCGGAAATTGCCCGTGAGACGAATCGGGACATTGCATTCGTTGCAGTACCGCCGGACGCCTATCGCCAGGCACTGGAACAGGCGCAGCTACCCGCCGAATTGATCGATCTGGTGCTTTATCTCTTCACGACCGTACTCGACGGCCGCAATACACCGGTGGCCGATGGCGTACAACGTGCGCTGGGGCGCCCGGCGCGGGACTTCAGCGACTATGTTCGACGCACTTCTGCCACAGGTATCTGGGCAAGCGAAGAGTGA
- a CDS encoding sensor histidine kinase, whose amino-acid sequence MTSIRRRTLTLIIGLLLAGIAMMSVLNLHDSNHEIAEVYDAQLAQNARLLQGVMRMPMASKEHADLYQAFNKALSEAEPRVDGHPYETKIAFQVWNRKGEVLVHTASAPSFGTPPATPGFSDVVDLNHRHWRAFMLEDKQNGLRIWVGERDDVRSDLVDRIVRHTLGPNILGSLLLASMIWLAIGWGLKPLVDMAATLRARHPGSLEPLQLMPLPTELEPMQAALNRMLAQIQEVMGRERRFIADAAHEMRTPLAVLRVHAQNLMEAGSEEDRRESLEHLIAGVDRASRLVNQLLTMARLEPQSAIRTPPTIDLVATVRASLVQLTPWLLNKGLELAFDVSDEIGPVRVDSAAIDIALNNLVTNAANFSPKHGLITVRLNKKADHYELSVEDEGPGINEGDRDRLFERFYSRGNDQGAGLGLNIVQAIADRLGGRIRLENRTSTGLCATLEFHCV is encoded by the coding sequence ATGACTTCGATCAGGCGACGCACGCTGACGCTGATCATCGGCCTGTTGCTCGCCGGCATTGCGATGATGAGCGTGCTCAACCTGCACGACAGCAATCACGAAATCGCCGAAGTCTATGATGCTCAGCTGGCTCAGAATGCTCGACTGCTTCAGGGGGTCATGCGTATGCCCATGGCCAGCAAGGAACACGCCGATCTGTATCAGGCCTTCAACAAGGCCTTGAGTGAAGCGGAGCCGAGAGTCGACGGTCATCCCTATGAAACCAAGATTGCCTTCCAGGTCTGGAACCGCAAGGGTGAAGTGCTGGTGCATACGGCCAGTGCGCCGTCTTTCGGCACACCTCCGGCTACGCCAGGATTCAGCGATGTGGTGGACCTGAACCACCGTCACTGGCGTGCGTTCATGCTCGAAGACAAACAGAACGGCCTGCGCATCTGGGTTGGCGAGCGAGACGATGTTCGTTCGGACCTGGTGGACCGGATCGTACGCCATACGCTGGGGCCCAATATCCTGGGCAGTTTGCTGTTGGCGTCCATGATCTGGCTGGCGATTGGCTGGGGTTTGAAACCGTTGGTCGATATGGCCGCGACATTGCGGGCGAGGCATCCAGGCTCACTGGAACCCTTGCAACTGATGCCGTTACCCACTGAGCTTGAGCCCATGCAGGCGGCCCTCAACCGCATGCTCGCGCAAATCCAGGAAGTGATGGGACGGGAGCGGCGCTTTATCGCTGACGCTGCCCATGAAATGCGTACGCCATTGGCGGTGCTCAGGGTCCATGCACAGAACCTGATGGAGGCGGGGAGTGAAGAGGATCGTCGCGAGTCCCTCGAACATTTGATCGCCGGCGTCGACCGTGCCAGCCGACTGGTCAACCAACTGCTGACCATGGCTCGACTTGAACCGCAATCAGCGATTCGTACACCCCCCACCATTGATCTGGTCGCCACCGTGCGCGCGAGCCTGGTTCAGTTGACCCCCTGGTTGTTGAACAAGGGGCTCGAACTGGCTTTCGATGTCAGCGACGAAATCGGCCCGGTCAGAGTCGATTCTGCCGCCATCGATATCGCCTTGAACAATTTGGTGACCAACGCTGCAAACTTTTCCCCGAAGCACGGCTTGATCACGGTAAGACTGAATAAAAAAGCAGATCACTACGAACTGTCTGTCGAGGACGAGGGACCGGGGATTAACGAGGGGGATCGCGACAGGCTTTTCGAGCGGTTCTACAGCCGTGGCAATGATCAGGGTGCGGGCTTGGGCTTGAATATCGTTCAGGCCATCGCCGATCGCCTGGGAGGGCGGATTCGGTTAGAGAATCGTACCTCGACAGGGTTGTGCGCTACGCTGGAATTCCACTGCGTTTGA